Proteins from a genomic interval of Trichoderma breve strain T069 chromosome 2, whole genome shotgun sequence:
- a CDS encoding actin domain-containing protein translates to MAAASKLHIDISITPNISIPPERLPLPPPGVNKLVQDVIRDQVIAQPEAQAIASATVNLTYKELDESSTRLALQIASSGIGSGSIVPIIHEKSAITIVAMLAILKAGCAFTAQDVSHPTQRLLEIIEDINAPILLVSAEQALRFSSLARVPTLELSTDVITGLSTAAESPAAPIDVSPHHLMYTIFTSGSTGRPKGVMIEHGAWLTSALAYGADQELNSSSRVLQFASYAFDMSLMEIFTTLIFGGCICVPDEEDRYGKIQDFVNQTGVNTLMLTPSYAKLLDPTTMPAVKMLITGGEAVPSDLIELWNPYVKVYIAYGPTEASIQSAGAKLEIGTTTVPSGFIGRPTGCNLWIVKEGNHNELIPRGEIGELVIEGNTLARGYLGDEAKTNAAFVNISIGTDTRRVFKTGDLVRQTEGGDIIFVGRKDTQIKMQGQRFELAEIEARLAQTLPPGSKSCVDKVVSPNIHNGGAIVAFLSDSVKVSGDGEPEISWNQVETTLERSLEIMANLGTILPKPMIPSLYVPISFIPLTTSHKTNRAALRELITSLGPIEIRNLRKPDMSKGESRALSSEESTLRDLWAFALNLNPESIGPDDHFIQLGGDSVTSIKLIAAARSRGITLTSATVLSNPVLSDQARLAFSSAAGESDENIPPFGLLGVRSNELRVIAAALCGLPTEEIEDVLPMTLSQMRWYGKTLVKPDAWIDQYHFQLPSDVDLVRFNSAVSSVVEATDLLRARVLATADRKLFQAIIKFHPVQIINSSDTLEEYLSRDLATPMGLGAPLTRFAVLHQADSTKVLVWTIHHAIYDGYSLPMLLQTIQDFYQGLKPAPFTPFNRYLKGPEEKDLIEGEAFWRNYLLQASWTKFPVLPPPEEMSPPQMGRLLRTLGIASRQAQFGHSENAHSVTMANVVRVAYAATLSHHSADRPSSVLFLESLGGRNSNLKGIDRVAGPTLLTIPTRLELPGVKSYKDIVLEAQTSLLERMKFESFPLPRLLPLAPALELRNVLMIENEAFLINGDGNGLFGRGKEELKLEETEGLPMIFRCTILQSQLDVDIRYDSTIIPHGEVEAFLGTFERFFEELWHGDGTKSFDVITSSLSIGQRFDNFFRVGLLCNFRNQRCVSEVLQLSNPELPEPSVPTFRELRLLSSLVLRMAGGRKSKAAAPARPQNTLVVDNGAWTLKAGLVCGGSIPEPRVIPNCIARDRSKKIYVGSELEKCRDFSEIQFRRPVEKGYLVNWEAQKEIWDQELFGDKAEVKCDPSETRLMLTEQPNTLPVLQTNCDQIVFEEYGFSSYYRGIGSTFNAYHDLQSLFRTPKDSLTAANTPAEIMLVVDSGFSHTTITPLLGGRPLHSAIRRIDIGGKFLTNYMARLISLRHFDMRNDLYIVNEMKEASCYVSADFKADLERMWKGTRGEKRQDYLSGAGIVKDYESEEDVLTLRNERFAVPELIFRPSDVGMRQPGLADAIQQSLHELPIGLWPGLLANIVVVGGTSLFDGFIQRLQKELVQLVPDDCIVRVARPADPITNTWYGAANMANHPNIDKVAVTKQEYEEHGSAWIARRFSTGLLTS, encoded by the exons atggcggcggcgtctaAGCTTCATATTGACATTTCAATCACTCCTAATATTTCTATACCACCTGAACGTCTGCCATTGCCTCCACCAGGAGTTAACAAATTAGTTCAAGATGTCATTAGAGATCAAGTCATCGCTCAGCCTGAAGCTCAGGCTATTGCCTCGGCAACTGTGAATCTCACATACAAAGAACTAGACGAGAGCTCTACACGGCTGGCCCTGCAGATTGCATCTTCTGGAATCGGCTCGGGTTCCATTGTGCCAATTATACATGAGAAA TCTGCCATTACCATCGTCGCTATGTTGGCAATTTTGAAGGCAGGTTGTGCTTTCACTGCGCAAGACGTATCTCACCCAACACAGAGGCTGTTGGAGATTATCGAGGACATCAATGCCCCCATTTTGCTAGTGTCTGCAGAACAGGCTCTGCGATTCAGTAGCCTTGCTAGAGTTCCAACCTTGGAACTGTCCACTGATGTCATCACTGGCTTGAGCACTGCTGCTGAATCACCCGCAGCTCCGATTGATGTCTCACCACATCATCTGATGTATACCATCTTCACATCAGGCAGTACCGGCCGTCCAAAGGGTGTCATGATAGAACACGGCGCCTGGCTAACGAGCGCTCTCGCATACGGCGCTGACCAAGAGCTCAATTCTAGTTCGAGAGTCTTGCAGTTTGCATCATATGCTTTTGACATGTCTTTGATGGAGATATTCACGACTCTCATCTTTGGTGGCTGCATCTGCGtgccagatgaagaagatcgTTATGGAAAAATACAGGATTTTGTGAACCAGACAGGCGTCAACACCTTGATGCTGACGCCTTCCTACGCCAAATTGCTAGACCCCACTACAATGCCTGCTGTTAAGATGCTTATCACCGGTGGCGAGGCTGTTCCAAGTGATCTAATTGAGCTGTGGAATCCGTATGTCAAAGTCTACATTGCCTACGGCCCGACGGAAGCCTCAATACAATCAGCTGGCGCAAAGCTCGAGATTGGAACTACCACGGTCCCATCGGGTTTCATAGGCCGCCCAACAGGCTGCAATCTGTGGATTGTCAAAGAGGGTAACCACAATGAGTTGATTCCCAGGGGTGAGATCGGGGAGCTAGTCATTGAAGGAAACACTCTCGCACGGGGCTACCTAGGtgacgaggccaagaccaATGCCGCGTTTGTGAACATATCCATTGGTACGGATACCAGGCGCGTGTTCAAAACAGGTGATTTGGTTCGTCAGACCGAGGGCGGTGATATCATCTTTGTTGGCCGCAAGGACACGCAAATTAAGATGCAAGGCCAACGCTTCGAGCTCGCTGAGATTGAGGCAAGGCTGGCCCAGACTCTGCCTCCTGGATCCAAATCTTGTGTGGACAAAGTCGTGAGTCCTAACATCCATAATGGAGGTGCCATTGTGGCTTTCCTGAGCGACTCAGTAAAGGTGTCGGGCGACGGAGAGCCAGAGATCAGCTGGAATCAAGTTGAGACAACCTTGGAAAGATCCCTCGAAATCATGGCGAACCTAGGGACAATACTCCCAAAGCCAATGATTCCATCACTATACGTACCAATCTCGTTTATCCCTCTTACCACATCTCACAAGACAAACCGCGCCGCATTACGAGAGCTGATTACATCTCTGGGTCCTATCGAGATACGAAACCTCCGAAAGCCAGATATGTCCAAAGGTGAATCCAGAGCCCTGTCTTCTGAGGAGTCGACTTTGCGAGATCTATGGGCCTTCGCTCTAAACTTGAACCCAGAGAGTATTGGACCGGATGATCACTTTATTCAACTTGGAGGTGATTCGGTTACAAGCATCAAGCTGATCGCAGCAGCTCGCAGTCGTGGGATCACACTCACATCAGCCACTGTCCTCTCAAACCCAGTCCTATCCGACCAAGCTCGACTCGCATTCAGCTCCGCCGCCGGAGAGAGTGACGAGAATATTCCACCGTTTGGGTTACTGGGGGTTCGTTCGAATGAGCTCCGCGTAATAGCGGCCGCCTTATGCGGGCTTCCAACTGAGGAAATAGAAGATGTCCTGCCCATGACGCTCAGTCAGATGCGGTGGTACGGGAAGACTTTAGTGAAGCCAGACGCATGGATTGACCAGTATCACTTTCAACTCCCCAGTGACGTGGACCTTGTACGATTCAATTCAGCCGTCAGTTCCGTCGTAGAAGCTACCGATCTTTTGCGAGCAAGAGTTCTCGCCACTGCAGACAGGAAGCTTTTTCAGGCCATCATCAAGTTTCATCCAGTTCAAATCATCAACTCCAGTGATACCCTGGAAGAGTACTTGAGCCGGGATCTCGCAACTCCCATGGGTCTTGGTGCACCATTGACCCGTTTCGCTGTCCTTCATCAAGCCGACTCAACTAAAGTGCTTGTCTGGACAATCCACCATGCTATCTACGATGGCTATTCTCTAccaatgctgctgcaaacTATCCAGGATTTCTACCAGGGCCTCAAGCCAGCCCCATTCACCCCATTCAACCGTTATCTCAAAGGGCCTGAAGAGAAAGATTTGATTGAAGGAGAGGCGTTTTGGAGGAATTATTTACTGCAGGCTTCTTGGACCAAATTTCCCGTCTTACCACCTCCTGAGGAAATGTCTCCACCACAAATGGGCAGACTCTTGCGGACTCTAGGTATCGCCTCGAGACAAGCGCAATTCGGCCACTCTGAGAACGCACATTCCGTTACCATGGCAAATGTAGTCCGTGTTGCATATGCTGCAACGCTCTCACACCACTCGGCAGACCGCCCCAGCTCTGTGCTTTTCCTCGAATCTCTTGGTGGTCGGAACTCAAACCTGAAGGGCATCGATCGTGTCGCTGGACCAACACTCCTCACCATCCCTACGCGGTTGGAACTACCCGGCGTCAAGTCATACAAAGATATTGTACTGGAAGCGCAGACATCACTTCTGGAGAGAATGAAGTTTGAGAGCTTCCCCTTGCCCCGCCTCCTACCGCTTGCACCAGCTCTGGAGTTGCGTAACGTCCTCATGATAGAGAATGAAGCGTTTCTGATCAACGGAGATGGTAACGGACTATTCGGCcgtggaaaagaagagttGAAGTTGGAGGAGACGGAGGGCTTACCAATGATATTCCGGTGCACTATTCTTCAAAGCCAGTTGGACGTCGATATAAGATATGACAGTACCATCATTCCCCACGGGGAGGTGGAAGCTTTCTTAGGAACTTTTGAAAGATTTTTTGAAGAGTTATGGCATGGCGATGGTACCAAATCTTTTGATGTCATTACTTCATCCTTATCTATAGGACAGCGGTTTGACAACTT CTTTAGGGTAGGCTTATTATGTAATTTTCGGAACCAACGATGTGTATCCGAGGTCTTGCAACTTTCCAACCCAGAACTACCCGAGCCCTCTGTTCCGACTTTTCGCGAACTTCGacttctctcctctctcgtcCTCCGTATGGCGGGAGGTCGCAAGTCCAAGGCCGCAGCACCGGCTCGTCCCCAAAAcaccctcgtcgtcgacaatgGCGCCTGGACGCTCAAGGCCGGCCTCGTTTGCGGCGGCTCGATTCCAGAGCCTCGCGTGATCCCCAACTGCATCGCGCGCGACCGCTCCAAGAAGATTTACGTGGGCTCCGAGCTCGAAAAGTGCCGGGACTTTAGCGAAATCCAGTTCCGGCGGCCCGTAGAAAAGGGCTACCTGGTCAACTGGGAGGCGCAGAAGGAGATTTGGGACCAGGAGCTGTTTGGCGACAAGGCAGAGGTGAAATGCGACCCCAgcgagacgaggctgatgctcACGGAGCAGCCGAATACGCTGCCTGTGCTGCAAACCAACTGCGACCAGATTGTGTTTGAGGAATACGGGTTCTCGAGCTACTACAGAGGGATTG GATCAACATTCAATGCCTATCACGACCTGCAGAGCCTGTTCCGCACGCCAAAAGACTCCCTCACAGCCGCAAACACGCCAGCTGAAATCATGCTGGTTGTCGACTCCGGCTTCTCGCACACAACCATCACCCCTCTCCTCGGCGGACGACCCCTCCACTCGGCCATCAGGAGAATCGACATTGGCGGCAAGTTTCTGACAAACTACATGGCTCGACTCATCTCCCTGCGCCACTTCGACATGCGCAACGATTTATACATCGTCAACGAGATGAAGGAGGCGTCGTGCTACGTCTCCGCCGACTTCAAGGCCGACCTGGAGCGCATGTGGAAAGGAACCAGGGGAGAGAAACGCCAGGATTACCTGTCCGGGGCCGGCATCGTCAAGGATTAC GAATCGGAGGAGGACGTCTTGACGCTACGAAACGAACGGTTCGCCGTCCCCGAGCTAATCTTCCGCCCATCAGACGTGGGCATGCGGCAGCCCGGCCTTGCAGACGCCATTCAGCAGTCTCTCCACGAGCTCCCCATTGGTCTCTGGCCGGGGCTTCTCGCCAACATCGTCGTGGTGGGCGGGACCTCTTTGTtcgatggcttcatccaGCGTTTACAAAAGGAGCTCGTGCAGCTTGTTCCCGACGATTGCATAGTTCGCGTCGCTCGCCCTGCCGatcccatcaccaacaccTGGTACGGAGCAGCCAACATGGCAAACCACCCGAACATCGACAAAGTAGCCGTCACCAAGCAGGAGTACGAAGAGCATGGCAGTGCATGGATAGCCCGCAGATTCTCGACAGGCCTCCTTACATCCTga